From the Ancylothrix sp. D3o genome, one window contains:
- the trpA gene encoding tryptophan synthase subunit alpha, with translation MNSISQSFESLKKSNTIALIPFITAGDPDLETTAKALQLLDKSGADIIELGVPYSDPLADGPVIQAAATRALERGTKLEQVLEMLAGLTPNLKAPIILFTYYNPILNRGIDKFLQQIAGVGVKGLVVPDLPLEEAEALLKPASQYGIEIILLVAPTSPPERIKAISEKSQGFIYLVSVTGVTGMRGEIQSRVEDILTEMRQLTDKPIGVGFGISSPEQAKQVKNWGADAVIVGSAFVKRLADGTPEQGLQAIGEFCQTLRNTINAD, from the coding sequence ATGAATTCTATTTCCCAAAGTTTTGAGAGCCTAAAAAAAAGCAACACAATTGCTTTAATTCCTTTTATCACCGCCGGCGATCCAGATTTAGAAACCACCGCCAAAGCATTACAACTTCTCGATAAAAGCGGTGCAGATATTATTGAGTTAGGGGTGCCTTATTCTGACCCTCTGGCAGATGGGCCGGTGATTCAAGCCGCCGCAACGCGAGCTTTAGAACGGGGAACAAAACTAGAACAAGTGTTAGAAATGCTGGCCGGTTTAACTCCTAACCTCAAAGCGCCGATAATTTTGTTTACTTACTACAATCCTATTCTAAATCGAGGCATTGATAAGTTTTTACAACAAATTGCCGGTGTTGGCGTAAAAGGTTTAGTAGTTCCTGACTTACCCTTAGAAGAAGCCGAAGCCTTGCTCAAACCGGCCTCCCAATACGGCATAGAAATCATTTTACTTGTTGCCCCTACCAGCCCCCCAGAACGCATTAAAGCGATCAGCGAAAAATCCCAAGGTTTCATTTATTTAGTGAGTGTGACCGGCGTAACCGGGATGAGAGGAGAAATTCAAAGCCGTGTAGAAGACATCCTCACCGAAATGCGGCAACTCACAGATAAACCCATCGGAGTCGGTTTTGGCATTTCTTCCCCCGAACAAGCCAAACAAGTGAAAAACTGGGGCGCAGACGCGGTGATTGTCGGTAGTGCCTTTGTTAAACGTTTGGCTGATGGTACGCCAGAACAAGGCTTACAAGCCATTGGCGAATTTTGTCAAACTCTCAGAAACACCATTAATGCCGATTGA
- a CDS encoding DUF3007 family protein, which yields MRRIDVIGIGLGIFIAGGLAYLVLQAAGLDSMDAGIWSQVLLVVVLIGWLLSYLFRAVTQNMTYNQQLKDYEDAVFQKRLEELTPEELAKLQAEVEEEKSRQQKP from the coding sequence ATGCGAAGAATTGATGTTATTGGTATTGGTTTAGGCATCTTTATTGCCGGTGGTTTGGCTTATTTGGTTTTGCAAGCCGCAGGACTAGACAGCATGGATGCCGGTATTTGGAGTCAAGTTTTATTAGTTGTTGTCTTAATTGGCTGGTTGTTAAGCTATCTTTTCCGCGCTGTTACTCAAAATATGACCTACAATCAACAACTCAAAGACTACGAAGATGCTGTATTTCAAAAACGCTTAGAAGAACTCACCCCGGAAGAACTTGCTAAACTGCAAGCAGAAGTGGAAGAAGAAAAAAGCCGACAACAAAAACCATAA
- the ndhL gene encoding NAD(P)H-quinone oxidoreductase subunit L, translating into MNHHEAKMEIALLLYVVLGGAYLLVVPFGLYIYLQKRWYIVSSFERGFMYFLVFFFFPGLMLLAPFLNLRPKRRQIPT; encoded by the coding sequence TTGAATCATCACGAGGCAAAAATGGAAATTGCACTGTTGCTGTATGTGGTTTTAGGTGGCGCTTACCTTCTGGTAGTCCCCTTTGGTCTTTATATTTACCTGCAAAAACGCTGGTATATCGTCAGTTCTTTTGAACGGGGTTTCATGTACTTTTTAGTCTTCTTTTTCTTCCCCGGTTTAATGCTTTTGGCCCCATTTTTGAATTTACGGCCCAAACGCCGGCAAATTCCTACCTGA